The Variovorax paradoxus genome window below encodes:
- a CDS encoding NAD-dependent succinate-semialdehyde dehydrogenase: protein MNTASTLGLQRPDLLRSAGLVDGQWVAADDGATFAVNDPATGRHLADVPLMGRAETERAIAGAAAALPAWRARTAPDRARVLRRWAELMLAHQDDLGRLMTLEQGKPLAEARGEIAYAASFIEWFAEEAKRVDGEVLQPQRAGQRIVVLKQPIGVCAAITPWNFPAAMITRKVGPALAAGCTIVVKPAELTPLSAFALGVLGLEAGLPPGVLQIVAGNAPEIGAALCESPTVRKLSFTGSTGVGRVLAQQCAPTIKKLSLELGGNAPLIVFDDADLDRAIEGIVASKFRNAGQTCVCANRIYVQAGIYDAVAARLVAAVEAMRVGNGLEAGTTQGPLIDSRAVAKVRQHIDDALTQGAELRTGGKPHALGGSFFEPTVLTGVTQAMRVAREETFGPLAPLFRFETEEEVIAMANDSEFGLAAYLFTEDRRRLWRVGEQLETGMVGINTGLISNEVAPFGGVKQSGLGREGSRHGIDDYLELKYLCLQD from the coding sequence ATGAACACCGCCTCCACCCTGGGCCTGCAGCGCCCCGACCTGCTGCGCAGCGCCGGCCTGGTCGACGGCCAGTGGGTCGCGGCCGACGACGGCGCCACCTTCGCCGTGAACGACCCCGCCACCGGCCGGCACCTGGCCGACGTGCCGCTGATGGGCCGCGCCGAGACCGAGCGCGCCATCGCCGGCGCCGCCGCCGCGCTGCCCGCCTGGCGCGCGCGCACCGCGCCCGATCGTGCGCGCGTGCTGCGCCGCTGGGCCGAGCTGATGCTCGCGCACCAGGACGACCTGGGCCGGCTGATGACGCTCGAGCAGGGCAAGCCGCTGGCCGAGGCGCGTGGCGAGATCGCCTACGCGGCCTCGTTCATCGAATGGTTCGCCGAGGAGGCCAAGCGCGTGGACGGCGAGGTGCTGCAGCCGCAGCGCGCCGGCCAGCGCATCGTGGTGCTCAAGCAGCCGATCGGCGTGTGTGCCGCGATCACGCCGTGGAACTTCCCGGCCGCGATGATCACGCGCAAGGTCGGCCCCGCGCTGGCCGCGGGCTGCACCATCGTCGTCAAGCCGGCCGAACTCACGCCGCTGAGCGCCTTCGCGCTCGGCGTGCTGGGGCTCGAGGCCGGCCTGCCGCCCGGCGTGCTGCAGATCGTGGCCGGCAACGCGCCCGAGATCGGCGCCGCGCTGTGCGAGAGCCCGACCGTGCGCAAGCTCAGCTTCACCGGCTCCACCGGCGTGGGCCGCGTGCTCGCGCAGCAGTGCGCGCCGACCATCAAGAAGCTCTCGCTCGAGCTCGGTGGCAATGCGCCGCTGATCGTGTTCGACGACGCCGACCTCGACCGCGCGATCGAGGGCATCGTGGCCTCGAAATTCCGCAACGCGGGCCAGACCTGCGTCTGCGCCAACCGCATCTACGTGCAGGCCGGCATCTACGACGCCGTGGCCGCGCGGCTGGTGGCCGCGGTCGAAGCGATGCGCGTGGGCAACGGCCTCGAGGCCGGCACCACGCAGGGCCCGCTGATCGACAGCCGCGCGGTCGCCAAGGTGCGCCAGCACATCGACGATGCGCTCACGCAGGGCGCCGAGCTGCGCACCGGCGGCAAGCCGCACGCGCTGGGCGGCAGCTTCTTCGAGCCCACCGTGCTGACCGGCGTGACGCAGGCCATGCGCGTGGCGCGCGAGGAAACCTTCGGGCCGCTGGCGCCGCTGTTCCGCTTCGAGACCGAGGAGGAGGTCATCGCGATGGCCAACGATTCGGAGTTCGGCCTCGCCGCCTACCTGTTCACCGAGGACCGCCGCCGCCTCTGGCGCGTGGGCGAGCAGCTCGAGACCGGCATGGTCGGCATCAACACCGGCCTGATCTCGAACGAAGTCGCGCCCTTTGGCGGCGTGAAGCAGTCGGGCCTGGGCCGCGAGGGCTCGCGGCACGGGATCGATGACTACCTCGAGCTCAAGTACCTCTGCCTGCAGGACTGA
- a CDS encoding alpha/beta hydrolase, translated as MKTAEGAGAIPVYADRSVDAPAPEVRRVLVIVHGILRNADVYFSTGQKIVQNAGEAAAGTMVVAPQFLTQTDVRAFHLQGDMLGWSKHGWARGDAALGPAPVSAFSALDAVLAHFANRERYPALREVLLIGHSGGGRILNRYVATSDGEAVLRRAGIGIGIRYVVANPGSYLYFDRDRPAPAGGLRPADLQACPAANEWQYGLDKAPPYVARQDAASLEGRYASRGVVYLLGGADTDPYLHFFDRSCGAMAQGPNRLARGHAYFDYLKGRHAANFNQRIVEVPGVGHDNLGMFNSACGVAVLFERELPERCPLFR; from the coding sequence GTGAAGACCGCCGAGGGAGCCGGTGCGATTCCCGTCTACGCGGACCGCAGCGTCGATGCGCCCGCGCCCGAGGTGCGGCGCGTGCTGGTGATCGTGCACGGCATCCTGCGCAACGCCGACGTCTATTTCTCCACCGGGCAGAAGATCGTGCAGAACGCGGGCGAGGCCGCCGCGGGCACGATGGTGGTGGCGCCGCAGTTCCTCACGCAGACCGACGTGCGGGCCTTCCACCTGCAGGGCGACATGCTCGGCTGGAGCAAGCACGGCTGGGCGCGCGGCGATGCGGCGCTCGGGCCGGCGCCGGTCAGCGCCTTCTCGGCGCTCGACGCGGTGCTCGCGCACTTCGCGAACCGCGAACGCTATCCGGCGCTGCGGGAAGTGCTCCTGATCGGCCACTCGGGCGGTGGGCGCATCCTCAACCGCTACGTCGCCACCAGCGACGGCGAGGCGGTGCTGCGCCGCGCCGGCATCGGCATCGGCATCCGCTACGTGGTGGCCAATCCCGGCAGCTATCTCTACTTCGACCGCGACCGGCCGGCCCCCGCCGGCGGACTGCGGCCGGCCGACCTGCAGGCCTGCCCGGCCGCCAACGAATGGCAGTACGGCCTCGACAAGGCACCGCCCTACGTGGCGCGGCAGGACGCGGCCTCGCTCGAAGGCCGCTATGCCTCGCGCGGCGTGGTCTACCTGCTCGGCGGCGCCGACACCGATCCGTACCTGCACTTCTTCGACCGCTCGTGCGGCGCGATGGCCCAGGGCCCGAACCGGCTGGCGCGCGGCCATGCCTACTTCGACTACCTCAAGGGCCGCCACGCCGCGAACTTCAACCAGCGCATCGTGGAGGTGCCGGGCGTCGGGCACGACAACCTCGGCATGTTCAACTCCGCCTGCGGCGTGGCGGTGCTGTTCGAACGCGAGCTGCCCGAGCGCTGCCCGCTGTTCAGATAG
- a CDS encoding ParD-like family protein has product MGIVKISDLMHENLRVAGTALSRSINAQAEHWMRIGMLAELHPDLDHRELCQLLVRAEMAGGLDLAMACAPSEPHAPRPSGRATGRAVKVVQ; this is encoded by the coding sequence ATGGGCATCGTCAAGATCTCCGACCTCATGCACGAGAACCTGCGCGTCGCAGGCACCGCGCTGAGCCGTTCCATCAACGCACAGGCCGAGCACTGGATGCGCATCGGCATGCTGGCCGAGCTGCATCCCGACCTCGATCACCGCGAGCTGTGCCAGCTGCTGGTGCGCGCCGAGATGGCCGGCGGGCTCGACCTCGCGATGGCCTGCGCGCCGAGCGAGCCGCATGCGCCGCGGCCATCGGGCCGCGCGACGGGGCGGGCGGTGAAGGTCGTGCAATGA
- the map gene encoding type I methionyl aminopeptidase, with protein MNMAVPLKTPEQIALSRKAGHLAAEVLQMIGAYVKPGVTTDELDRLCHDHIVNVQRAIPANVGYKGFPKTVCTSVNHVVCHGIPSAQKTLKKGDIVNIDVAVIKDGWFGDCSRMYFVDEPSPLARRLVETTYEAMRAGILAVRPGATLGDVGHAIQSVAHRERFSVVREYCGHGIGQIYHDDPQVLHYGRPGEGLRLAPGMVFTIEPMINAGRRETRELPDGWTVVTRDHSLSAQWEHMVAVTEEGFEVLTPWPEGTGNYPAIG; from the coding sequence ATGAACATGGCCGTGCCCCTGAAGACGCCCGAGCAGATCGCGCTGTCGCGCAAGGCCGGGCACCTGGCGGCCGAGGTGCTGCAGATGATCGGGGCCTACGTAAAGCCCGGCGTCACCACCGATGAGCTCGACCGCCTCTGCCACGACCACATCGTCAACGTGCAGCGCGCGATCCCGGCCAACGTGGGCTACAAGGGCTTCCCGAAGACCGTGTGCACCTCCGTCAATCACGTGGTCTGCCACGGCATTCCCTCGGCGCAGAAGACGCTGAAGAAGGGCGACATCGTCAACATCGACGTGGCCGTGATCAAGGACGGCTGGTTCGGCGACTGCAGTCGCATGTACTTCGTCGACGAGCCGAGCCCGCTCGCGCGCCGGCTGGTCGAGACCACCTACGAGGCGATGCGCGCCGGCATCCTGGCCGTGCGCCCGGGCGCGACGCTGGGCGACGTGGGCCATGCGATCCAGAGCGTGGCGCACCGCGAGCGTTTCAGCGTGGTGCGCGAGTACTGCGGCCACGGCATCGGGCAGATCTACCACGACGATCCGCAGGTGCTGCACTACGGCCGGCCCGGCGAGGGCCTGCGGCTCGCGCCGGGCATGGTCTTCACCATCGAGCCGATGATCAACGCGGGCCGCCGCGAGACGCGCGAGCTGCCCGACGGCTGGACCGTGGTCACGCGCGACCACTCGCTGTCGGCGCAGTGGGAGCACATGGTCGCAGTGACCGAAGAGGGCTTCGAGGTCCTCACGCCCTGGCCCGAGGGAACAGGCAACTATCCCGCCATCGGCTGA